From a single Nicotiana tabacum cultivar K326 chromosome 8, ASM71507v2, whole genome shotgun sequence genomic region:
- the LOC107805260 gene encoding sister chromatid cohesion protein PDS5 homolog B isoform X2, whose protein sequence is MADSTETEAIRVISRIGKQLGAYKTCPNKDTLVNLLKQANRAFAGLKQSESLKSVIKPLSSSLVKHSLLLHKDKDIRLLVGICFCEIIRVLAPDPEFTDAVSRDIFRLLVNIFAELDDTKNPYFSLRVQLLETVAKLRFCLIMLDIGCEDLVKKLFKNFFTVLREHHPPSMVSAVVSIMSQILEEKMKEKMQEKERSSSELLTFEKKVSEPLLDVVLQNLLKEAKGASRASHQLAVSVIEKCSEKIEDIVSGFLRSCILNRDAVQSEIKEYYHDIIYEIFQCAPQMLLSVIPSLMNELLTDQVDVRIKALGLMKRIFSLPGNHFAQDYHQLFVEFLNRSCDKSAEVRLITLSCAKAFYMTNPSAKESLKVLAALQDRLLDSDDRVRSEAVTVMCDLARHKLKSIPSELITLVAERLRDKKVSVRKKALKKLLELYQEYCTQCAAAIMDFNAHFEQIPCKILMLCYDRDCKEFKPQRMEIVLADSLFPGSLSVEDRTRHWVFMFSLFTPCHLKALNAILSQKLRLRNELQVYLTLCNKDKEEVSEEVEKKMKMSIVKMSASFEDTTKAQDCFRKLDMVKNSRIFNLLGKLLNEQKTEDAQTTRDNLLREIGDKNPHAEFLQLVSMKCSFNLFGSEHVCCILRHLADDRFRNKHLEDSSVQLLLTILSAFPSLLRGLETEFQLLLSKEIIPFNERLIQILAKEGSHMLINLGDIYPFLEKVCLEGSRVQSKLAVSAIAALMSPSEQSLSKELCKKLVDSLHLGKQLPTVLQSLGCLAQHSVLAFQVHEEVVTRYIIEEIFQLNYGAMLEDPNLLENASSECSVSCQLKIFGLKTLVRSFLPHQSAAVSRPINFLLDIILEMLQKGDFYGGSISSSDSDKTHIRLAAAKSVLQLSRRWDSLISPQLFRCTVLTAKDNSPLVQRLFVKKVQKLLREHKIPCRYACAFPFAATDSPEDLQQISLKYMEEFVQEYGNTARINQISTMPGHVTGLPVYVVVFLIHILAHDPNFPTADHHDANFCVQFFSPLVFSLQALVDFNCSDGTVDLISKAISYLRSIFHAIKKAEDAVDAQITPKLHVLSDIGISLLDAIGNTRVSRSHIPGLILLPSSLYKVGQKHISQGNSDLLIRFHQDESFIRKLLDSSKNKAQTAGSINAPNQKCQDGMTRSGNSGGSKLEMQFCKKGPLPLSIIKEKYSDKEELSETSNQELDTRERQKTSEPCSASASFELHKEFSIDDEHEDDAHGAIEAVIRTEHLPYHSRTRSSRPLSDKKDEHPCSLKEKETISRCQTIMRERYKSVKGNSSDIPISKESKNKGEKLIRQQIELCSSEDKCCSGSTEAFDSSDNTLKITYDSREAEVVSLDSEILGTLSSHSLLDQDSCGLQSRCWKSGDMIGYVSQQEADLSKDEATFGSKKTALAEIKKRGSVLVDSSLSEVINVNEDPIARRTRSRRG, encoded by the exons CAAGCCAATCGTGCTTTTGCAGGGTTAAAGCAGTCCGAATCACTGAAGTCTGTCATTAAACCCTTGAGCAGTTCTCTCGTTAAACATAGTTTACTTCTTCACAAGGACAAAGATATCAGACTTCTGGTTGgcatctgcttctgcgaaattaTCCGTGTCTTGGCACCAGACCCCGAATTTACTGATGCAGTTTCTAGG GATATATTTAGACTTCTCGTCAATATCTTCGCAGAGCTTGACGATACCAAGAATCCTTACTTCAGCTTGAGGGTACAGCTGTTAGAGACTGTTGCAAAactgaggttttgtttgataatgCTAGATATCGGCTGTGAAGATTTGGttaaaaaattgttcaaaaacttTTTTACCGTCTTGAG GGAACATCACCCTCCAAGTATGGTTTCTGCAGTAGTATCGATAATGTCACAAATTTTGGAGGAGAAGATGAAGGAGAAAATGCAAGAGAAAGAGAGGAGCAGTTCTGAGCTGctcacttttgaaaaaaaagtttCTGAGCCCCTTTTGGATGTGGTTTTGCAGAACCTATTGAAAGAAGCAAAG GGTGCATCTCGTGCGTCCCACCAGCTTGCTGTCTCTGTCATTGAAAAATGCAGTGAGAAGATCGAAGATATCGTTTCAGGGTTTTTAAGGTCTTGCATACTCAACAGAGATGCTGTGCAGAGTGAGATCAAGGAATACTACCATGATATTATATATGAAATCTTCCAGTGTGCTCCTCAAATGCTTCTTTCTGTCATACCTAGCTTGATGAACGAATTATTG ACAGATCAAGTGGATGTTCGGATAAAAGCTCTTGGCTTGATGAAAAGGATCTTTTCCTTGCCTGGAAACCATTTTGCGCAGGATTATCACCAGCTTTTCGTTGAATTCTTAAATAGATCCTGTGATAAGTCTGCTGAAGTGAGACTCATTACACTTTCATGTGCTAAAGCGTTCTACATGACCAATCCATCTGCAAAAGAATCACTTAAAGTTCTTG CCGCTCTTCAAGATCGACTTTTGGATTCTGATGACAGAGTGAGATCAGAGGCAGTTACTGTGATGTGTGACTTGGCAAGACATAAGCTAAAATCTATTCCGTCTGAACTAATCACACTTGTTGCAGAACGACTGAGAGATAAAAAG GTGTCTGTCAGAAAGAAAGCATTGAAAAAGTTGTTAGAACTGTATCAGGAATATTGCACACAATGTGCTGCTGCAATCATGGATTTCAATGCTCATTTTGAACAGATTCCATGTAAAATTTTGATGCTATGCTATGACAGAGACTGTAAGGAGTTCAA GCCTCAGCGAATGGAGATTGTGCTAGCTGACTCTCTGTTTCCTGGTTCTCTTTCAGTTGAGGATAGAACCAGGCATTGGGTCTTCATGTTCTCACTTTTTACGCCTTGTCATCTGAAGGCTTTGAATGCAATTTTGTCCCAAAAGCTGAG GTTGCGAAATGAATTGCAAGTGTACTTAACTCTCTGCAACAAAGACAAG GAGGAAGTCTCTGAAGAAgtagaaaagaaaatgaaaatgtcCATTGTGAAAATGTCAGCATCTTTTGAGGATACTACCAAAGCACAAGACTGCTTTCGTAAACTGGATATGGTGAAAAACAGTCGAATATTTAATCTGTTGGGAAAGTTGTTAAATGAACAGAAAACTGAAGATGCTCAAACCACCAGG GATaatcttttgagagagattgggGACAAGAATCCGCATGCTGAGTTTCTTCAATTAGTCTCTATGAAATGCTCATTCAATCTGTTTGGTTCAGAGCATGTGTGCTGTATTTTACGTCATCTTGCAGATGACAGATTCAGAAATAAGCATTTGGAGGACTCTTCTGTTCAACTCCTCTTG ACTATTCTCAGTGCATTTCCTTCACTCTtgagaggtttggagacagaatTCCAGCTCTTGTTGTCAAAGGAGATTATCCCATTTAATGAACGGCTGATCCAGATTCTTGCAAAAGAAGGATCCCATATGTTAATCAACCTTGG TGATATATATCCGTTTTTAGAGAAGGTTTGCTTGGAGGGCAGTCGTGTTCAATCTAAATTGGCTGTTTCTGCAATTGCTGCATTGATGAGCCCTTCAGAGCAGTCCTTATCAAAAGAATTATGCAAG AAACTTGTGGATTCTCTGCATCTGGGGAAGCAGCTTCCAACAGTTTTGCAGTCTTTGGGCTGTCTGGCACAACATTCTGTTTTAGCATTTCAAGTGCACGAAGAGGTGGTGACCCGTTATATCATTGAGGAAATATTTCAACTAAATTAT GGGGCCATGTTGGAGGATCCAAATTTGTTAGAAAATGCTTCTTCTGAATGTAGTGTTTCTTGCCAATTAAAG ATTTTTGGGCTCAAGACGCTAGTCCGGAGCTTTTTGCCCCATCAAAGTGCAGCTGTCAGTCGTCCAATTAACTTTTTACTGGATATTATACTGGAAATGCTTCAGAAGGGTGATTTTTATGGTGGTAGTATCTCAAG CAGTGATTCTGACAAGACTCATATTAGATTAGCTGCTGCAAAGTCCGTTCTTCAGCTCTCAAGAAGGTGGGATTCACTCATTTCACCACAACTTTTCCGCTGCACGGTTTTGACGGCCAAG GATAATTCTCCTCTAGTACAGAGACTGTTTGTTAAGAAGGTGCAAAAGCTTTTGAGGGAGCATAAGATCCCTTGTAGATATGCATGTGCATTTCCATTTGCTGCCACAGACTCTCCAGAAGATCTACAACAAATT TCTTTGAAGTACATGGAAGAATTTGTACAGGAATATGGAAATACAGCAAGAATAAATCAAATATCTACAATGCCTGGACATGTGACTGGTCTTCCTGTTTACGTAGTGGTTTTCTTGATCCACATCCTAGCTCATGATCCAAATTTTCCCACTGCTGATCATCATGATGCCAACTTCTGTGTTCAGTTTTTCAG TCCACTTGTTTTCAGCTTGCAGGCGTTGGTTGATTTTAATTGCTCTGATGGCACTGTGGACCTCATTAGTAAAGCTATTTCATACTTGAGAAGCATCTTCCATGCTATAAAAAAAGCAGAGGATGCTGTTGATGCACAAATTACACCT AAGCTTCATGTTTTGTCAGATATTGGGATTTCTTTGTTGGATGCAATAGGTAACACACGCGTCTCTCGTTCACATATCCCTGGACTTATTTTGCTACCATCTTCACTGTATAAAGTGGGTCAAAAACATATTAGTCAG GGAAACAGTGATCTTTTAATTCGTTTTCACCAAGATGAAAGTTTCATTAGGAAATTACTTGATAGTTCGAAAAATAAAGCTCAA ACTGCTGGCTCCATTAATGCACCAAACCAAAAATGTCAAGATGGCATGACTCGGTCAGGTAACAGTGGGGGCAGCAAATTGGAAATGCAATTTTGCAAAAAGGGACCTCTTCCGTTGAGCATCATAAaagagaaatattcagataaggaAGAGTTAAGTGAAACTTCAAACCAAGAGCTCGATACTAGAGAAAGACAAAAAACATCTGAACCATGTTCAGCTTCTGCATCATTTGAATTACATAAGGAGTTTTCGATTGACGATGAACATGAAGATGATGCACATGGAGCCATTGAAGCAGTGATTAGAACTGAGCATCTTCCATATCATTCAAGAACTCGCAGTTCACGACCCTTGTCTGATAAGAAGGATGAACATCCATGTTctctaaaagaaaaagagacaatCTCAAGATGTCAAACAATTATGCGTGAGCGTTACAAATCCGTGAAAGGCAACAGCTCAGATATTCCCATCTCAAAG GAAAGCAAAAATAAAGGTGAAAAGTTAATCAGGCAGCAAATAGAACTGTGCTCTTCCGAGGATAAATG TTGTTCTGGAAGCACAGAGGCTTTCGATTCTAGCGACAACACTCTCAAG
- the LOC107805260 gene encoding sister chromatid cohesion protein PDS5 homolog B isoform X6 → MADSTETEAIRVISRIGKQLGAYKTCPNKDTLVNLLKQANRAFAGLKQSESLKSVIKPLSSSLVKHSLLLHKDKDIRLLVGICFCEIIRVLAPDPEFTDAVSRQDIFRLLVNIFAELDDTKNPYFSLRVQLLETVAKLRFCLIMLDIGCEDLVKKLFKNFFTVLREHHPPSMVSAVVSIMSQILEEKMKEKMQEKERSSSELLTFEKKVSEPLLDVVLQNLLKEAKGASRASHQLAVSVIEKCSEKIEDIVSGFLRSCILNRDAVQSEIKEYYHDIIYEIFQCAPQMLLSVIPSLMNELLTDQVDVRIKALGLMKRIFSLPGNHFAQDYHQLFVEFLNRSCDKSAEVRLITLSCAKAFYMTNPSAKESLKVLAALQDRLLDSDDRVRSEAVTVMCDLARHKLKSIPSELITLVAERLRDKKVSVRKKALKKLLELYQEYCTQCAAAIMDFNAHFEQIPCKILMLCYDRDCKEFKPQRMEIVLADSLFPGSLSVEDRTRHWVFMFSLFTPCHLKALNAILSQKLRLRNELQVYLTLCNKDKEEVSEEVEKKMKMSIVKMSASFEDTTKAQDCFRKLDMVKNSRIFNLLGKLLNEQKTEDAQTTRDNLLREIGDKNPHAEFLQLVSMKCSFNLFGSEHVCCILRHLADDRFRNKHLEDSSVQLLLTILSAFPSLLRGLETEFQLLLSKEIIPFNERLIQILAKEGSHMLINLGDIYPFLEKVCLEGSRVQSKLAVSAIAALMSPSEQSLSKELCKKLVDSLHLGKQLPTVLQSLGCLAQHSVLAFQVHEEVVTRYIIEEIFQLNYGAMLEDPNLLENASSECSVSCQLKIFGLKTLVRSFLPHQSAAVSRPINFLLDIILEMLQKGDFYGGSISSDSDKTHIRLAAAKSVLQLSRRWDSLISPQLFRCTVLTAKDNSPLVQRLFVKKVQKLLREHKIPCRYACAFPFAATDSPEDLQQISLKYMEEFVQEYGNTARINQISTMPGHVTGLPVYVVVFLIHILAHDPNFPTADHHDANFCVQFFSLQALVDFNCSDGTVDLISKAISYLRSIFHAIKKAEDAVDAQITPKLHVLSDIGISLLDAIGNTRVSRSHIPGLILLPSSLYKVGQKHISQGNSDLLIRFHQDESFIRKLLDSSKNKAQTAGSINAPNQKCQDGMTRSGNSGGSKLEMQFCKKGPLPLSIIKEKYSDKEELSETSNQELDTRERQKTSEPCSASASFELHKEFSIDDEHEDDAHGAIEAVIRTEHLPYHSRTRSSRPLSDKKDEHPCSLKEKETISRCQTIMRERYKSVKGNSSDIPISKESKNKGEKLIRQQIELCSSEDKCCSGSTEAFDSSDNTLKITYDSREAEVVSLDSEILGTLSSHSLLDQDSCGLQSRCWKSGDMIGYVSQQEADLSKDEATFGSKKTALAEIKKRGSVLVDSSLSEVINVNEDPIARRTRSRRG, encoded by the exons CAAGCCAATCGTGCTTTTGCAGGGTTAAAGCAGTCCGAATCACTGAAGTCTGTCATTAAACCCTTGAGCAGTTCTCTCGTTAAACATAGTTTACTTCTTCACAAGGACAAAGATATCAGACTTCTGGTTGgcatctgcttctgcgaaattaTCCGTGTCTTGGCACCAGACCCCGAATTTACTGATGCAGTTTCTAGG CAGGATATATTTAGACTTCTCGTCAATATCTTCGCAGAGCTTGACGATACCAAGAATCCTTACTTCAGCTTGAGGGTACAGCTGTTAGAGACTGTTGCAAAactgaggttttgtttgataatgCTAGATATCGGCTGTGAAGATTTGGttaaaaaattgttcaaaaacttTTTTACCGTCTTGAG GGAACATCACCCTCCAAGTATGGTTTCTGCAGTAGTATCGATAATGTCACAAATTTTGGAGGAGAAGATGAAGGAGAAAATGCAAGAGAAAGAGAGGAGCAGTTCTGAGCTGctcacttttgaaaaaaaagtttCTGAGCCCCTTTTGGATGTGGTTTTGCAGAACCTATTGAAAGAAGCAAAG GGTGCATCTCGTGCGTCCCACCAGCTTGCTGTCTCTGTCATTGAAAAATGCAGTGAGAAGATCGAAGATATCGTTTCAGGGTTTTTAAGGTCTTGCATACTCAACAGAGATGCTGTGCAGAGTGAGATCAAGGAATACTACCATGATATTATATATGAAATCTTCCAGTGTGCTCCTCAAATGCTTCTTTCTGTCATACCTAGCTTGATGAACGAATTATTG ACAGATCAAGTGGATGTTCGGATAAAAGCTCTTGGCTTGATGAAAAGGATCTTTTCCTTGCCTGGAAACCATTTTGCGCAGGATTATCACCAGCTTTTCGTTGAATTCTTAAATAGATCCTGTGATAAGTCTGCTGAAGTGAGACTCATTACACTTTCATGTGCTAAAGCGTTCTACATGACCAATCCATCTGCAAAAGAATCACTTAAAGTTCTTG CCGCTCTTCAAGATCGACTTTTGGATTCTGATGACAGAGTGAGATCAGAGGCAGTTACTGTGATGTGTGACTTGGCAAGACATAAGCTAAAATCTATTCCGTCTGAACTAATCACACTTGTTGCAGAACGACTGAGAGATAAAAAG GTGTCTGTCAGAAAGAAAGCATTGAAAAAGTTGTTAGAACTGTATCAGGAATATTGCACACAATGTGCTGCTGCAATCATGGATTTCAATGCTCATTTTGAACAGATTCCATGTAAAATTTTGATGCTATGCTATGACAGAGACTGTAAGGAGTTCAA GCCTCAGCGAATGGAGATTGTGCTAGCTGACTCTCTGTTTCCTGGTTCTCTTTCAGTTGAGGATAGAACCAGGCATTGGGTCTTCATGTTCTCACTTTTTACGCCTTGTCATCTGAAGGCTTTGAATGCAATTTTGTCCCAAAAGCTGAG GTTGCGAAATGAATTGCAAGTGTACTTAACTCTCTGCAACAAAGACAAG GAGGAAGTCTCTGAAGAAgtagaaaagaaaatgaaaatgtcCATTGTGAAAATGTCAGCATCTTTTGAGGATACTACCAAAGCACAAGACTGCTTTCGTAAACTGGATATGGTGAAAAACAGTCGAATATTTAATCTGTTGGGAAAGTTGTTAAATGAACAGAAAACTGAAGATGCTCAAACCACCAGG GATaatcttttgagagagattgggGACAAGAATCCGCATGCTGAGTTTCTTCAATTAGTCTCTATGAAATGCTCATTCAATCTGTTTGGTTCAGAGCATGTGTGCTGTATTTTACGTCATCTTGCAGATGACAGATTCAGAAATAAGCATTTGGAGGACTCTTCTGTTCAACTCCTCTTG ACTATTCTCAGTGCATTTCCTTCACTCTtgagaggtttggagacagaatTCCAGCTCTTGTTGTCAAAGGAGATTATCCCATTTAATGAACGGCTGATCCAGATTCTTGCAAAAGAAGGATCCCATATGTTAATCAACCTTGG TGATATATATCCGTTTTTAGAGAAGGTTTGCTTGGAGGGCAGTCGTGTTCAATCTAAATTGGCTGTTTCTGCAATTGCTGCATTGATGAGCCCTTCAGAGCAGTCCTTATCAAAAGAATTATGCAAG AAACTTGTGGATTCTCTGCATCTGGGGAAGCAGCTTCCAACAGTTTTGCAGTCTTTGGGCTGTCTGGCACAACATTCTGTTTTAGCATTTCAAGTGCACGAAGAGGTGGTGACCCGTTATATCATTGAGGAAATATTTCAACTAAATTAT GGGGCCATGTTGGAGGATCCAAATTTGTTAGAAAATGCTTCTTCTGAATGTAGTGTTTCTTGCCAATTAAAG ATTTTTGGGCTCAAGACGCTAGTCCGGAGCTTTTTGCCCCATCAAAGTGCAGCTGTCAGTCGTCCAATTAACTTTTTACTGGATATTATACTGGAAATGCTTCAGAAGGGTGATTTTTATGGTGGTAGTATCTCAAG TGATTCTGACAAGACTCATATTAGATTAGCTGCTGCAAAGTCCGTTCTTCAGCTCTCAAGAAGGTGGGATTCACTCATTTCACCACAACTTTTCCGCTGCACGGTTTTGACGGCCAAG GATAATTCTCCTCTAGTACAGAGACTGTTTGTTAAGAAGGTGCAAAAGCTTTTGAGGGAGCATAAGATCCCTTGTAGATATGCATGTGCATTTCCATTTGCTGCCACAGACTCTCCAGAAGATCTACAACAAATT TCTTTGAAGTACATGGAAGAATTTGTACAGGAATATGGAAATACAGCAAGAATAAATCAAATATCTACAATGCCTGGACATGTGACTGGTCTTCCTGTTTACGTAGTGGTTTTCTTGATCCACATCCTAGCTCATGATCCAAATTTTCCCACTGCTGATCATCATGATGCCAACTTCTGTGTTCAGTTTTTCAG CTTGCAGGCGTTGGTTGATTTTAATTGCTCTGATGGCACTGTGGACCTCATTAGTAAAGCTATTTCATACTTGAGAAGCATCTTCCATGCTATAAAAAAAGCAGAGGATGCTGTTGATGCACAAATTACACCT AAGCTTCATGTTTTGTCAGATATTGGGATTTCTTTGTTGGATGCAATAGGTAACACACGCGTCTCTCGTTCACATATCCCTGGACTTATTTTGCTACCATCTTCACTGTATAAAGTGGGTCAAAAACATATTAGTCAG GGAAACAGTGATCTTTTAATTCGTTTTCACCAAGATGAAAGTTTCATTAGGAAATTACTTGATAGTTCGAAAAATAAAGCTCAA ACTGCTGGCTCCATTAATGCACCAAACCAAAAATGTCAAGATGGCATGACTCGGTCAGGTAACAGTGGGGGCAGCAAATTGGAAATGCAATTTTGCAAAAAGGGACCTCTTCCGTTGAGCATCATAAaagagaaatattcagataaggaAGAGTTAAGTGAAACTTCAAACCAAGAGCTCGATACTAGAGAAAGACAAAAAACATCTGAACCATGTTCAGCTTCTGCATCATTTGAATTACATAAGGAGTTTTCGATTGACGATGAACATGAAGATGATGCACATGGAGCCATTGAAGCAGTGATTAGAACTGAGCATCTTCCATATCATTCAAGAACTCGCAGTTCACGACCCTTGTCTGATAAGAAGGATGAACATCCATGTTctctaaaagaaaaagagacaatCTCAAGATGTCAAACAATTATGCGTGAGCGTTACAAATCCGTGAAAGGCAACAGCTCAGATATTCCCATCTCAAAG GAAAGCAAAAATAAAGGTGAAAAGTTAATCAGGCAGCAAATAGAACTGTGCTCTTCCGAGGATAAATG TTGTTCTGGAAGCACAGAGGCTTTCGATTCTAGCGACAACACTCTCAAG